Proteins from one Stenotrophomonas aracearum genomic window:
- a CDS encoding Fic family protein — protein sequence MASRWIWQNTDWPSFQWQQAELAPLLRACAQAQGQLTGMVGAENDAERAEDALDALLANVITSSAIEGERLNVASVRSSLARRLGMDAQVAISARGEGLADLTLDAVTQIERPLDLQRMLQWHRWLFPADDSFLPSRIRVGALRGDEPMQVVSGRVDRPTVHFEAPPRNGLEAQLDAFFDWFSATRHDPHVDPLLRAGVAHFWLITLHPFDDGNGRLTRAVTDLALAQAEPQVIRFHAVSASILHDRAGYYRVLEASQKGEMDITEWLRWFLETLLHSLLQATARIDAVLAKARFWRQHPQFSLAAEQLKVLNRLLDGGERGFASGISASQYRAVAGVSRATASRHLADLVAKGCLRRLPGGGRSTRYEINAVQSRTTLHEM from the coding sequence ATGGCTTCCCGTTGGATATGGCAGAACACCGACTGGCCTTCGTTCCAGTGGCAGCAGGCTGAGCTGGCGCCTCTGCTGCGGGCGTGTGCCCAGGCCCAAGGACAATTGACCGGGATGGTGGGCGCCGAGAACGACGCCGAGCGCGCCGAAGACGCGCTGGATGCCCTGCTGGCCAACGTGATCACCTCGTCAGCGATCGAAGGCGAGCGCTTGAACGTGGCATCGGTGCGCTCCTCCCTTGCACGGCGGCTGGGCATGGACGCGCAGGTCGCCATCAGCGCCCGCGGCGAGGGGCTGGCCGACCTGACCCTGGACGCCGTCACGCAGATTGAGCGCCCGCTGGACCTGCAGCGCATGCTCCAGTGGCACAGGTGGCTGTTCCCCGCCGATGACAGCTTTCTTCCCTCCCGGATCCGGGTGGGTGCCCTGCGCGGCGACGAACCGATGCAGGTGGTCTCCGGGCGTGTCGACCGGCCCACGGTGCATTTCGAGGCGCCACCCCGTAATGGGCTTGAAGCTCAGCTGGACGCGTTCTTCGACTGGTTTTCCGCCACCCGCCATGACCCGCACGTCGACCCCTTGCTGCGAGCCGGTGTCGCACACTTCTGGTTGATCACCCTGCATCCGTTCGATGACGGCAACGGGCGATTGACGCGCGCGGTGACCGACCTGGCGTTGGCGCAGGCGGAGCCGCAGGTGATCCGTTTCCATGCGGTGTCGGCCAGCATCCTGCATGACCGCGCGGGCTACTACCGCGTGCTGGAAGCCAGCCAGAAAGGCGAAATGGATATCACCGAATGGCTGCGGTGGTTCCTGGAAACGTTGCTGCACAGTCTGTTGCAGGCCACCGCGCGCATCGATGCGGTGCTGGCCAAGGCACGCTTCTGGCGCCAGCACCCGCAGTTCTCCCTGGCCGCCGAGCAGCTGAAAGTGCTGAACCGGCTGCTGGATGGGGGCGAGCGCGGGTTCGCATCGGGCATCAGTGCCAGCCAGTACCGCGCAGTGGCAGGGGTTTCGCGTGCCACCGCGTCGCGCCATCTGGCTGATCTGGTGGCGAAGGGCTGTCTGCGCCGACTTCCCGGAGGGGGACGCAGCACGCGTTACGAGATCAACGCGGTGCAGTCAAGGACAACACTTCACGAGATGTGA
- a CDS encoding TetR/AcrR family transcriptional regulator, whose amino-acid sequence MTPPDTSPAPTANAAAARADAQRQRILDAAQRCFVAHGFHAASVSGIAAEAGISQGLMYRYFENKRAMILALIERQLGADQRSIGQMAPSSELVEGLLACYQTWARGESISRYDTAIASVALYAEITAEAQRDPMVAEVLRRHDKHTNQGICAWLRAHDQARGKAVDEAALRARTLLFRITVEGLAMRAVRDPDLSADEVRGLLRPVISKVVDSKTARDE is encoded by the coding sequence ATGACGCCTCCCGACACTTCCCCCGCCCCGACCGCGAACGCGGCGGCCGCGCGCGCAGACGCGCAGCGCCAGCGCATCCTCGATGCTGCCCAGCGCTGCTTCGTCGCCCACGGCTTCCATGCCGCATCGGTGAGCGGCATCGCCGCCGAAGCCGGCATCAGCCAGGGCTTGATGTACCGCTACTTCGAGAACAAGCGCGCGATGATCCTGGCGTTGATCGAACGCCAGCTCGGTGCCGACCAGCGCTCGATCGGGCAGATGGCGCCTTCCAGCGAGCTGGTCGAGGGGCTGCTCGCCTGTTACCAGACCTGGGCACGCGGCGAGTCGATCAGCCGGTACGACACCGCCATCGCCAGCGTTGCCCTGTACGCCGAAATAACCGCCGAAGCGCAACGCGATCCAATGGTCGCCGAGGTACTGCGTCGGCATGACAAGCACACCAACCAGGGCATCTGCGCCTGGCTGCGCGCGCATGACCAGGCCCGCGGCAAGGCGGTGGACGAGGCGGCGCTGCGCGCACGCACGCTGCTGTTCCGCATTACCGTGGAAGGCCTTGCCATGCGCGCCGTGCGTGACCCGGACCTCTCTGCGGACGAGGTGCGTGGACTGCTGCGCCCGGTAATTTCCAAGGTTGTGGATTCGAAAACCGCGAGGGATGAATGA
- a CDS encoding response regulator — MRDLRPILLVEDNPKDAELTMAALARCQLLNDVTHVRDGVEALEYLRAEGRYADAQHGGPVVVLLDLKLPKLNGLEVLKEIRTDASISSTPVVMLTSSREESDLVSSYELGVNAFVVKPVDFKEFLEAIQGLGMFWGITNQPPPHGTLFGAKSRTDV, encoded by the coding sequence ATGAGAGATCTGCGGCCGATTCTGCTCGTGGAAGACAATCCGAAGGACGCTGAGCTGACGATGGCCGCCTTGGCCCGTTGCCAGCTCCTGAACGATGTCACCCACGTGCGGGACGGTGTCGAGGCGCTGGAATACCTGCGCGCCGAGGGACGCTACGCGGATGCGCAGCACGGCGGTCCGGTGGTGGTGTTGCTGGACCTGAAGCTTCCCAAGCTCAACGGACTGGAAGTGTTGAAAGAGATCCGCACCGATGCCTCGATCAGCAGCACCCCGGTGGTGATGCTCACCTCCTCGCGCGAGGAATCGGACCTGGTCAGCAGCTACGAGCTGGGCGTGAACGCCTTCGTGGTCAAGCCGGTGGACTTCAAGGAATTCCTGGAAGCCATCCAGGGCCTGGGCATGTTCTGGGGCATCACCAACCAGCCCCCGCCGCACGGCACGTTGTTCGGCGCCAAGAGCCGCACCGATGTCTGA
- a CDS encoding tyrosine-protein phosphatase — MNVLNPLSLSMAIALTLTPWIVTASPQAAARAVAPQVATPAASNVTPVADDAQRVLALEGAWNVRTFAGLQGRNGPIPATAFVRTADLSRLTAADRDRLAAAGVKLDIDLRTGDELQQSPDVLANDARFDYQRISLMGTEKMDLQKMMTSFPDSLGAAYVQWLGSNQPQFRDVFQRIAAQQDGAVLYHCTAGKDRTGIISGILLDLAGVPRADIVHNYAISAHYLEGQPKDSAMNVQMMALIKQHPEIARKMAGMGGTAPENMEMFLDALHAQYGGAAGYLKAVGLSEEEIHALQVRLGQAG; from the coding sequence ATGAATGTATTGAACCCACTGTCCCTGAGCATGGCCATCGCCTTGACCCTGACCCCGTGGATCGTCACGGCCAGCCCGCAGGCGGCCGCCAGGGCCGTTGCACCGCAGGTGGCCACCCCGGCAGCGTCGAACGTCACGCCGGTCGCCGATGACGCGCAGCGCGTGCTGGCGCTGGAAGGTGCCTGGAATGTACGAACCTTCGCTGGCCTGCAGGGCCGCAACGGCCCGATTCCGGCAACGGCCTTCGTGCGTACCGCCGACCTCAGCCGCCTGACCGCTGCCGACCGCGACAGGCTGGCCGCCGCTGGAGTCAAACTGGACATCGACCTGCGCACCGGCGACGAACTGCAGCAGTCCCCGGACGTGCTGGCCAACGATGCCCGCTTCGACTACCAGCGCATCTCGCTGATGGGCACCGAGAAGATGGACCTGCAGAAGATGATGACCAGCTTCCCGGATTCGCTGGGCGCGGCCTACGTGCAGTGGCTGGGCAGCAACCAGCCGCAGTTCCGCGACGTGTTCCAGCGCATCGCCGCGCAGCAGGACGGTGCCGTGCTGTACCACTGCACCGCCGGCAAGGACCGCACCGGGATCATCTCCGGCATCCTGCTCGACCTGGCCGGCGTGCCGCGCGCGGACATCGTGCACAACTATGCGATCTCCGCCCACTACCTGGAAGGCCAGCCCAAGGACAGCGCGATGAACGTGCAGATGATGGCGCTGATCAAGCAGCACCCGGAGATCGCGCGGAAGATGGCCGGCATGGGCGGCACCGCACCGGAGAACATGGAGATGTTCCTGGACGCGCTGCACGCGCAGTACGGCGGCGCGGCGGGTTACCTCAAGGCGGTGGGCCTGAGCGAGGAAGAAATCCACGCCCTGCAGGTCCGGCTGGGCCAGGCGGGCTGA
- a CDS encoding TonB-dependent receptor, whose amino-acid sequence MRPSLSRVALRPQVLALAIAALLPSLAFADSILPADTAADAAANATADVVALDQVVVTAQKRATNLQQTPISVSVVDAGMLKDRSAISLGSFADGAIPSLRVTPFATRSSALNIGIRGIGASGDANQPARDAGVGIYVDGVFLGRSQGLGTMLYDVERIEVLKGPQGTLFGRNTEGGAVSIVTKAPTGEFGGTVTAGVANYSGYNSALHLDLPKVGDVSVKIDAVQAKRGGTTDNPMRSEQDFNSYDKRGARVSALWEPSDTFSALYAFDRSYDATTPYHTQVLVAGPYLSPLQKAGASEDRRDSAILGGPQEDNIGRTSGHLLNMGWTLSENLELKSISSYRELEQGQFDMGLVDAISAYGGANTPFGRYSLAQVYQHQYSQEFQLIGETSQVQYLVGAFYYHETAGDNAQTPNMLLWGPGGNSYTLNPATNPLNLANVRIDRASKAWTDSLGIFGQATWTPAALENLHLTAGGRYTRDEKNGSLYTVNGLATDLTFDDAWGRFDPMVNVAYDVGDNAMVYAKYSTGFKAGGANSRSTTYTAFDPEEVTAFELGFKSQFWDNRARFNLALFDSKIEHKQMDFTLPFDPNSGETRTTMVTTNANGSTKSRGAELEFSIMPVDNLTLAFTHAYTDIDSLTTQDPFGAGVEVTVQPLLAPKHASSLAMDYWVPFANNAALKFHLDGNWSDGYYTSEYDQELTDSSFVVNGRVALVDMPLNATGATLDVSLWARNLLDEEHLFYKLNNAALGQSGIFNDPRTYGLELAVHF is encoded by the coding sequence ATGCGTCCTTCCCTTTCCCGTGTTGCCCTGCGCCCGCAGGTGCTTGCCCTCGCGATCGCCGCGCTGCTGCCCTCGCTGGCCTTTGCCGACTCGATCCTTCCCGCTGACACGGCCGCCGATGCGGCCGCCAACGCAACCGCTGACGTGGTCGCGCTGGACCAGGTGGTGGTCACCGCGCAGAAGCGCGCCACCAACCTGCAGCAGACGCCGATCTCGGTCAGCGTGGTCGACGCCGGCATGCTCAAGGACCGCAGCGCGATCTCGCTCGGCAGTTTCGCCGACGGTGCGATCCCCTCGCTGCGGGTCACCCCGTTCGCCACGCGCAGTTCGGCGCTGAACATCGGCATCCGCGGCATCGGCGCTTCCGGCGACGCCAACCAGCCGGCGCGCGACGCGGGTGTGGGTATTTACGTGGACGGTGTTTTCCTTGGCCGCTCGCAGGGCCTGGGCACCATGCTCTACGACGTAGAGCGCATTGAAGTGCTGAAAGGGCCGCAGGGCACGCTGTTCGGACGCAACACCGAGGGCGGTGCGGTGAGCATCGTGACCAAGGCGCCTACGGGTGAGTTCGGCGGCACCGTCACTGCAGGCGTCGCCAACTACAGCGGTTACAACAGCGCGCTGCACCTGGACCTGCCCAAGGTGGGCGATGTCAGCGTCAAGATCGATGCCGTGCAGGCCAAGCGCGGCGGCACCACCGACAACCCGATGCGCAGCGAGCAGGATTTCAACAGCTACGACAAGCGCGGTGCGCGGGTCAGCGCGCTGTGGGAGCCGAGCGACACCTTCTCCGCGCTGTACGCCTTCGACCGTTCCTACGACGCCACCACGCCGTACCACACCCAGGTGCTGGTGGCCGGCCCGTACCTGAGCCCGCTGCAGAAGGCCGGCGCCAGCGAGGACCGCCGCGACAGCGCGATCCTGGGCGGCCCGCAGGAAGACAACATCGGGCGCACCAGCGGTCATCTGCTCAACATGGGCTGGACGCTCAGCGAGAATCTGGAACTGAAGTCGATCAGCTCCTACCGCGAGCTGGAGCAGGGCCAGTTCGACATGGGCCTGGTCGATGCGATCTCCGCCTATGGCGGTGCCAACACGCCGTTCGGCCGCTACAGCCTGGCGCAGGTATACCAGCACCAGTACAGCCAGGAATTCCAGCTGATCGGCGAGACCTCACAGGTCCAGTACCTGGTGGGCGCGTTCTACTACCACGAGACCGCAGGCGACAACGCGCAGACCCCGAACATGCTGCTGTGGGGCCCGGGTGGCAACAGCTACACGCTCAATCCGGCCACCAACCCGCTCAACCTGGCCAACGTGCGCATCGACCGCGCCAGCAAAGCATGGACCGACAGCCTTGGCATCTTCGGCCAGGCCACCTGGACCCCGGCCGCGCTGGAAAACCTGCACCTCACCGCCGGTGGCCGCTACACCCGCGATGAGAAGAACGGCAGCCTGTACACCGTCAACGGCCTGGCCACGGACCTGACCTTCGACGATGCCTGGGGTCGCTTCGACCCGATGGTCAACGTGGCCTACGACGTAGGCGACAACGCGATGGTCTACGCCAAGTACAGCACCGGGTTCAAGGCGGGTGGCGCGAACTCGCGCTCGACCACCTACACGGCGTTCGATCCCGAAGAAGTGACTGCCTTCGAGCTGGGCTTCAAATCGCAGTTCTGGGACAACCGTGCGCGCTTCAACCTGGCGCTGTTCGATTCGAAGATCGAGCACAAGCAGATGGACTTCACCCTGCCGTTCGACCCGAACAGCGGTGAAACCCGCACCACCATGGTGACCACCAACGCCAACGGCAGCACCAAGTCGCGCGGCGCGGAGCTGGAATTCAGCATCATGCCGGTGGACAACCTCACCCTGGCCTTCACCCACGCGTACACGGACATCGATTCGCTGACCACCCAGGATCCATTTGGCGCCGGCGTCGAGGTTACGGTGCAGCCGCTGCTGGCGCCGAAGCATGCCAGCAGCCTGGCGATGGATTACTGGGTGCCGTTCGCCAACAACGCAGCGCTCAAGTTCCACCTGGACGGCAACTGGTCGGACGGCTACTACACCAGCGAGTACGACCAGGAGCTCACCGACAGCTCGTTCGTGGTGAACGGACGCGTCGCACTGGTCGACATGCCGCTGAATGCCACTGGCGCAACGCTGGATGTTTCGCTGTGGGCGCGCAACCTGCTCGATGAAGAGCACCTGTTCTACAAGCTCAACAATGCCGCGCTGGGCCAGTCCGGCATCTTCAATGACCCGCGTACCTACGGCCTGGAACTGGCCGTGCACTTCTGA
- a CDS encoding ATP-binding protein produces the protein MSSWNVSDRALDVSSCAQEPIRTPGAIQPYGLILVLDPQTLIVKERAIAQADLLGTFGDPLGHPIDDVFGGALARCRPALETIKPGTTQFLGAHAIGPHDGHHTLAHRLGDDLIVELEAPVPGEPGSLEDLYPAIRRFMEAIERVETTRELCELASVQIRELTGFDRTLVYQFDKDWNGAVVAEDGNGVLPSYLDLRFPESDIPAQARALYRQNRVRLIADSNYQPVPLVRSAGHAGPGPTDLSPAMLRSVSPVHLQYMRNMATGASMSVSLLREGELWGLISCHNAQPKRVPYHVRTACEFIGQILSLQISLKERAAVVEARIARRAIQVRLLGRMAGDTDFMAALGRDQHNLLALTQSAGAAIVHRGECLLHGECPNRSQVLELVQWLSVQQHEGDLYCTDRLPQLWKPAEAFADVASGVLAISISQIHDSFVLWFRPEVVRTVRWGGDPRKEETGLPLSPRTSFEGWKETVQRQSLPWDDVDRDAALELRTAIVDIVLRKAEEMAALNEQLLRSNKELEAFSYSVSHDLRAPFRHIVGYSELLWASAAERLNDSEKRFLDTIVESAQSAGTLVDDLLSFSQMGRSTMGQISMDMTALVEDVRHKLDMEYAGRSIRWQIPHLPRVQADPGMLRLVWQNLLSNAIKFTRDSAQPTIEVGHERGDTEDVFYVKDNGCGFDMRYVDKLFGVFQRLHHADEYEGTGIGLANVHRIITRHGGRTWADGRVGEGATFFFTIPFVTGDNL, from the coding sequence ATGTCGTCCTGGAATGTGAGTGACCGCGCGCTGGATGTGTCCAGCTGCGCCCAAGAACCGATCCGCACGCCAGGCGCCATCCAACCGTACGGCCTGATCCTTGTCCTGGATCCGCAGACCCTGATCGTAAAGGAACGTGCCATCGCGCAGGCTGACCTGCTCGGCACGTTCGGCGATCCGCTGGGCCACCCCATCGACGACGTATTCGGAGGCGCCCTTGCCAGGTGCAGGCCGGCGCTGGAAACCATCAAGCCGGGCACCACGCAGTTCCTGGGCGCGCATGCCATCGGTCCCCATGACGGCCACCACACGCTGGCCCACCGGCTCGGCGATGACCTCATCGTCGAACTGGAAGCACCGGTGCCCGGCGAGCCCGGTTCGCTGGAAGACCTGTACCCGGCGATCCGCCGCTTCATGGAAGCGATCGAGCGGGTCGAGACCACGCGCGAACTGTGCGAGCTGGCGTCGGTGCAGATCCGCGAGCTGACCGGTTTCGACCGCACCCTGGTCTACCAGTTCGACAAGGACTGGAACGGCGCAGTGGTGGCCGAGGACGGCAACGGCGTGCTGCCGAGCTACCTGGACCTGCGCTTCCCCGAATCCGACATTCCGGCCCAGGCGCGTGCACTGTACCGGCAGAACCGCGTGCGCCTTATTGCCGACAGCAACTACCAACCGGTGCCGCTGGTCCGCAGCGCCGGCCACGCCGGTCCGGGGCCGACCGACCTGAGCCCGGCGATGCTGCGCAGTGTGTCCCCGGTGCACCTGCAGTACATGCGCAATATGGCCACCGGCGCCTCGATGTCGGTCTCGCTGCTGCGCGAAGGCGAGTTGTGGGGGTTGATCTCCTGCCACAACGCGCAGCCCAAGCGCGTGCCTTACCACGTGCGCACGGCCTGCGAGTTCATCGGGCAGATCCTGTCGCTGCAGATATCCCTGAAGGAACGTGCCGCCGTCGTCGAGGCACGCATCGCACGTCGCGCCATCCAGGTGCGGCTGCTGGGGCGCATGGCGGGCGACACCGACTTCATGGCCGCGCTCGGCCGCGACCAGCACAACCTGCTGGCACTGACGCAGTCCGCCGGTGCCGCCATCGTGCACCGGGGCGAATGCCTGCTGCATGGCGAATGCCCCAACCGCTCGCAGGTGCTGGAGCTGGTGCAGTGGCTGAGCGTGCAGCAGCACGAAGGCGACCTGTATTGCACCGACCGGCTGCCGCAGCTCTGGAAACCTGCCGAAGCCTTCGCCGACGTCGCCAGCGGCGTGCTGGCCATTTCAATTTCGCAGATCCACGACAGCTTCGTACTGTGGTTCCGCCCGGAAGTGGTCCGCACCGTACGCTGGGGCGGTGACCCGCGCAAGGAAGAGACCGGCCTGCCACTGTCGCCACGCACTTCGTTCGAAGGCTGGAAGGAAACCGTGCAGCGGCAGTCGCTGCCGTGGGACGACGTCGACCGCGATGCCGCGCTGGAACTGCGCACCGCCATCGTCGACATCGTGCTGCGCAAGGCCGAGGAAATGGCCGCGCTGAACGAACAGCTCCTGCGCAGCAACAAGGAGCTGGAAGCGTTCTCGTATTCGGTCAGCCACGACCTGCGTGCGCCCTTCCGCCACATCGTCGGCTACTCGGAACTGCTCTGGGCCTCGGCGGCGGAGAGGCTGAATGATTCAGAGAAGAGATTTCTGGATACCATCGTCGAGTCCGCACAATCGGCTGGAACGCTGGTGGACGACCTGCTCAGCTTCTCGCAGATGGGCAGGTCCACGATGGGTCAGATCTCAATGGACATGACCGCCCTGGTCGAAGATGTGCGGCACAAGCTGGATATGGAGTACGCCGGGCGCTCGATCCGCTGGCAGATACCGCATCTGCCCCGTGTTCAGGCAGACCCGGGCATGCTCCGCCTGGTCTGGCAGAACCTGCTGTCCAACGCGATCAAGTTCACCCGCGACAGCGCCCAGCCCACCATTGAAGTGGGCCATGAGCGTGGCGACACCGAAGACGTGTTCTACGTGAAGGACAACGGCTGCGGTTTCGACATGCGCTATGTCGACAAGCTGTTCGGGGTGTTCCAGCGCCTGCACCATGCGGACGAGTACGAAGGTACCGGCATTGGCCTGGCCAACGTGCACCGCATCATCACCCGCCACGGCGGGCGCACCTGGGCCGATGGCCGGGTCGGCGAAGGTGCCACCTTCTTCTTCACCATTCCCTTTGTTACTGGAGACAACCTATGA
- a CDS encoding response regulator, translated as MSERLNGASIRILMVEDSALDAELITLQLRRAGIAFTAERTWSEAGMRDALATDAFDVILADHVLPGFSGDAALVLACELAPEVPFIFVSGTLTEELAVEALKRGARDYVVKARLQRLPDAVLRAIKEAQERRHLQRVESDLRDSQQRLHMYAMARDIGELKQAQAQLTASNESLERQVSERTSALHRSESRLQALFESSFQHQILLTLDGRIIDTNSAALDAILAGKEDVRDAVYCESAWFADTDGVPVIVSGAVHDAAAGTASRHELDLRLPTGKRSFEFSFRPLYDHQGSVTAVVAEAVETTARRQAEEALRQSQKIEAVGQLTGGIAHDFNNILTVIAGNVEYAKLLTDRLGDAAGGSARALDNALKGVMRAANVTQRLLAFSRRQPLRNMPVDLNAQVRDMEDMLHRSLGELVQLEMVHHPDIWCVEVDPSQLEASVLNLAVNARDAMPDGGRLVIEVDNAHLDDDFTAQNPDVPPGRYTMLRVRDTGHGMSAETLTRVFEPFFTTKEVGRGTGLGLSMVYGFVKQSGGHVLVDSAPGSGTAITLLFPRSDAELPQTGQTEQRGLGGYEMQDEATVLVAEDNDDVRAYTVDTLRQLGYRVLEAHDGPSAMRLLERTDVSVDLLFSDIVMPGMSGWELAKRALSHKPALRVLFTSGYPRDIDASGTVGRSIPILAKPFTRTDLAGAIRGSLKDEAAA; from the coding sequence ATGTCTGAAAGGTTGAACGGCGCTTCGATCCGCATCCTCATGGTTGAGGACAGCGCGCTCGATGCAGAATTGATAACGCTGCAGCTGCGGCGCGCCGGTATCGCGTTCACCGCTGAACGCACCTGGTCGGAAGCAGGCATGCGCGATGCGTTGGCCACCGATGCCTTCGACGTGATCCTGGCCGACCACGTGCTGCCCGGGTTCAGCGGCGACGCCGCCTTGGTGCTGGCCTGCGAGCTGGCACCTGAGGTTCCCTTCATCTTCGTTTCCGGCACCCTGACCGAAGAACTGGCGGTCGAGGCGTTGAAGCGTGGTGCGCGCGACTACGTGGTCAAGGCGCGCCTGCAGCGGCTGCCGGACGCGGTGTTGCGCGCGATCAAGGAAGCGCAGGAGCGACGCCATCTGCAGCGGGTGGAAAGCGACCTGCGCGACAGCCAGCAGCGACTGCATATGTACGCCATGGCCCGCGACATCGGCGAACTCAAGCAGGCGCAGGCCCAGTTGACCGCCAGCAATGAATCGCTGGAGCGCCAGGTCAGCGAACGCACCTCGGCCCTGCACCGCAGCGAAAGCCGGCTGCAGGCGCTGTTCGAGTCCAGCTTCCAGCACCAGATCCTGTTGACCCTGGACGGCCGCATCATCGACACCAATTCCGCCGCGCTGGACGCGATCCTGGCCGGCAAGGAGGACGTGCGCGACGCGGTCTACTGCGAGTCGGCCTGGTTCGCCGATACCGACGGCGTGCCGGTGATCGTGTCAGGTGCGGTGCACGACGCCGCCGCCGGCACCGCCTCGCGGCACGAGCTGGACCTGCGCCTGCCCACCGGCAAGCGCAGTTTCGAATTCTCGTTCCGGCCGCTGTACGACCATCAGGGCAGCGTGACCGCCGTGGTCGCCGAAGCGGTCGAAACCACCGCCCGCCGGCAGGCCGAAGAGGCGCTGCGCCAGAGCCAGAAGATCGAAGCGGTCGGCCAGCTTACCGGCGGCATCGCGCACGACTTCAACAACATCCTGACCGTCATCGCCGGCAACGTGGAGTACGCCAAGCTGCTCACCGACCGCCTGGGCGATGCCGCCGGTGGCTCGGCACGCGCCCTGGACAACGCGCTCAAGGGCGTGATGCGCGCGGCCAACGTGACCCAGCGCCTGCTTGCGTTCTCGCGCCGGCAGCCGCTGCGCAACATGCCGGTGGACCTCAACGCGCAGGTGCGCGACATGGAAGACATGCTGCACCGCTCGCTGGGCGAGCTGGTGCAGCTGGAAATGGTGCACCACCCGGACATCTGGTGCGTGGAGGTCGACCCCAGCCAGCTTGAAGCCTCGGTGCTCAACCTGGCGGTCAACGCACGCGACGCGATGCCCGACGGCGGCCGCCTGGTCATCGAGGTGGACAACGCCCACCTGGATGACGACTTCACCGCACAGAACCCCGACGTACCGCCCGGCCGTTACACCATGCTGCGGGTCCGCGACACCGGCCACGGCATGTCCGCCGAAACCCTCACACGGGTGTTCGAGCCGTTCTTCACCACCAAGGAGGTCGGGCGTGGCACCGGTCTTGGCCTGTCGATGGTGTACGGCTTCGTCAAGCAATCCGGCGGCCACGTGCTGGTCGACTCTGCGCCGGGCAGCGGCACCGCGATCACGCTGCTGTTCCCACGCTCCGACGCCGAGCTGCCACAGACTGGACAGACCGAGCAACGCGGGCTGGGCGGCTATGAGATGCAGGACGAAGCCACCGTACTGGTCGCCGAAGACAACGACGACGTACGCGCCTATACCGTGGACACCCTGCGCCAGCTCGGCTACCGCGTGCTCGAAGCGCACGACGGCCCTTCGGCGATGCGACTGCTGGAACGTACCGACGTCAGCGTGGACCTGCTGTTCTCGGACATCGTGATGCCGGGCATGTCCGGCTGGGAGCTGGCCAAGCGCGCGTTGTCGCACAAGCCGGCGCTGCGCGTGCTGTTCACCTCCGGCTATCCACGCGACATCGACGCCAGTGGCACGGTGGGGCGCAGCATTCCGATCCTGGCCAAACCGTTCACCCGCACCGACCTGGCCGGCGCGATCAGGGGCTCGCTGAAGGACGAAGCCGCCGCCTAG